From Hartmannibacter diazotrophicus, a single genomic window includes:
- a CDS encoding ABC transporter permease has product MSWLTEFPTMDDTSLTALKKAIDEGFRAFTRAYGYSIENAFHPLQTFLIWSEHTLVDTAWPLVLLGLLAVVYAASRSWKIVAGSAVALVLIGYFGMWEDTMKTISMIFVATVVSIVVGIPIGIAMSRLPKVRAVVNPVLDVMQTMPSFVYLIPVVMLLGIGKVPGLIAVVIYAIPPVIRFTDLGIRLVDPEVLEAADAFGSDPGQRLAYVQLPLALPTIMAGVNQTIMMALAMVVVASMIGVQGLGQPVLKAIANQYFTLGLFNGFAIAGIAIIFDRATQAFGRRLQKHQEVAHGH; this is encoded by the coding sequence ATGAGCTGGCTTACCGAATTTCCGACGATGGACGACACGAGCCTGACGGCGCTGAAGAAGGCGATCGACGAGGGGTTCCGTGCATTCACGCGCGCCTATGGCTATTCGATCGAGAATGCGTTCCATCCGCTGCAGACCTTCCTGATCTGGTCCGAGCACACGCTGGTGGACACGGCCTGGCCGCTGGTCCTCCTGGGGCTTCTGGCCGTCGTCTACGCGGCGAGCCGGTCGTGGAAGATCGTCGCCGGCTCGGCCGTCGCGCTCGTTCTCATCGGCTATTTCGGCATGTGGGAAGACACGATGAAGACCATCTCGATGATCTTCGTCGCCACCGTCGTCTCCATCGTCGTCGGCATTCCGATCGGCATCGCCATGTCGCGCCTGCCCAAGGTGCGCGCCGTCGTCAACCCGGTGCTCGACGTGATGCAGACGATGCCGAGCTTCGTCTACCTGATCCCGGTGGTCATGCTGCTCGGCATCGGCAAGGTGCCGGGCCTCATCGCGGTGGTGATCTACGCCATTCCCCCGGTGATCCGCTTCACCGACCTCGGCATCCGCCTCGTCGACCCGGAGGTGCTGGAGGCGGCCGACGCCTTCGGCTCCGACCCGGGCCAGAGGCTTGCCTACGTGCAGCTGCCGCTGGCGCTGCCCACCATCATGGCCGGCGTCAACCAGACCATCATGATGGCGCTCGCCATGGTCGTCGTCGCCTCGATGATCGGCGTGCAGGGCCTCGGCCAGCCGGTGCTGAAGGCCATTGCCAACCAGTATTTCACGCTGGGGCTGTTCAACGGTTTTGCCATCGCCGGCATCGCCATCATCTTCGACCGCGCCACCCAGGCCTTCGGCCGGCGCCTGCAGAAGCACCAGGAGGTGGCCCATGGACATTGA
- a CDS encoding TAXI family TRAP transporter solute-binding subunit gives MKRSVMRAVASTAVAACLAVSALPAKAEEFINVLTGGTSGVYYPLGVALSKIYGEKMEGVRTQVQSTKASVENLNLLQQGRGEIAFALGDSVKLAWDGDAEAGFKAPLDKLRGIAAIYPNFIQIMATKDSGITDLAGLKGKSLSVGAPKSGTELNARKLLAAAGMSYDDLGKTEYLPFSESVELIKNRELDATLQSAGLGVASFKDLSASVPVTMVAVPASVAETLGAPYIAGTVPAGTYEGQDKDVPTVAVVNFLVTHSEVSDETAYQMTKLLFENLPEMVAAHKAAGAIKLESALKGMPVPLHPGAERYYKEQGLL, from the coding sequence ATGAAGCGATCCGTGATGCGTGCTGTCGCCAGCACCGCCGTTGCCGCCTGTCTCGCCGTCTCCGCCCTTCCCGCCAAGGCCGAGGAGTTCATCAACGTCCTCACGGGCGGCACCTCGGGTGTCTACTATCCGCTGGGCGTGGCCCTTTCGAAGATCTACGGCGAGAAGATGGAGGGCGTGCGCACGCAGGTGCAGTCCACCAAGGCCTCGGTCGAAAACCTCAACCTCCTGCAGCAGGGACGCGGCGAGATCGCCTTCGCGCTCGGGGATTCGGTCAAGCTCGCCTGGGACGGCGATGCGGAGGCCGGCTTCAAGGCGCCGCTCGACAAGCTGCGCGGGATCGCGGCGATCTATCCGAACTTTATCCAGATCATGGCCACCAAGGATTCGGGTATCACCGACCTTGCCGGCCTGAAGGGCAAGAGCCTTTCCGTCGGCGCGCCGAAATCCGGCACCGAACTCAACGCCCGGAAGCTCCTGGCCGCCGCGGGGATGAGCTACGACGATCTCGGCAAGACCGAATACCTGCCCTTCTCCGAATCCGTCGAACTCATCAAGAACCGCGAGCTCGACGCGACGCTGCAGTCGGCGGGCCTCGGCGTTGCCTCCTTCAAGGATCTGTCCGCCTCGGTTCCCGTGACGATGGTGGCGGTGCCTGCGAGCGTCGCCGAGACGCTCGGTGCGCCCTATATCGCCGGGACGGTTCCCGCCGGCACCTATGAGGGCCAGGACAAGGACGTGCCGACGGTCGCCGTCGTCAACTTCCTCGTCACCCACTCGGAAGTCTCCGACGAGACGGCCTACCAGATGACCAAGCTGCTGTTCGAAAACCTGCCGGAAATGGTGGCGGCCCATAAGGCGGCCGGTGCCATTAAGCTGGAAAGCGCGCTCAAGGGCATGCCGGTGCCGCTGCATCCGGGTGCTGAGCGCTACTACAAGGAACAGGGACTGCTCTGA
- a CDS encoding DUF1850 domain-containing protein — translation MALGLCIVAAGKTTVVAASLFTLSWVHSVERIEWRETYAVSEAGLVLREARVKGSGAGMEPGEDARLVGDWWVWQPKRPPIPELDLAASGATVSAWTLCSKAGCMELGASAEAPISLKPCPAEVP, via the coding sequence ATGGCGCTCGGCCTGTGCATCGTCGCGGCGGGAAAGACGACGGTCGTCGCGGCGAGCCTCTTCACGCTCTCCTGGGTCCACTCGGTCGAGCGGATCGAATGGCGCGAGACCTATGCCGTGAGCGAGGCGGGTCTGGTGCTGCGTGAGGCGCGGGTCAAGGGTTCGGGCGCCGGAATGGAGCCCGGCGAGGATGCGAGGCTCGTCGGCGACTGGTGGGTCTGGCAGCCGAAGCGGCCGCCCATCCCCGAACTCGATCTGGCCGCCTCCGGCGCAACCGTCTCGGCCTGGACACTTTGCTCGAAGGCGGGGTGCATGGAGCTCGGCGCATCGGCCGAGGCGCCGATTTCCCTGAAGCCTTGCCCCGCCGAAGTACCCTGA
- a CDS encoding quaternary amine ABC transporter ATP-binding protein, producing the protein MDIDGIRIRNLYKIFGKEPEAYVEKVKAGMTKTELMGHSHVLGLRDINLDIPGGRIQVIMGLSGSGKSTLIRHINRLIEPTAGEVIVNGQDVMAMDGKSLRDFRRTYTAMVFQKFALLPHWTVLDNALFGLKIKGVSKKQGTETAMRWLERVGLKGFEGKYPNQLSGGMQQRVGLARALCNDAPILLMDEAFSALDPLIRVDMQTVLLDLQKEIKKTIVFITHDLDEALRLGDRIMILRDGENIQQGTPEDIVLKPADDYVETFVREVNRGRVVKLHSVVTPLAGAAPDGLPRIDGDMLLEAAARRLTELKAAEAVVTDEAGAPLGTARLADIVQAMVRPDQELGSGFSAAAA; encoded by the coding sequence ATGGACATTGACGGCATCCGGATCAGGAACCTCTACAAGATCTTCGGCAAGGAGCCGGAGGCCTATGTGGAGAAGGTCAAGGCCGGCATGACCAAGACCGAGCTGATGGGCCACTCCCACGTGCTCGGGCTGCGCGACATCAACCTCGACATCCCCGGCGGGCGCATCCAGGTGATCATGGGCCTGTCGGGCTCGGGCAAGTCGACCCTCATCCGCCACATCAACCGGCTGATCGAGCCGACCGCCGGCGAGGTGATCGTCAATGGCCAGGACGTCATGGCGATGGACGGCAAGAGCTTGCGCGACTTCCGGCGCACCTACACCGCCATGGTGTTCCAGAAGTTCGCCCTCCTGCCGCACTGGACCGTGCTCGACAACGCCCTCTTCGGGCTCAAGATCAAGGGCGTCTCGAAGAAGCAAGGCACCGAGACCGCGATGCGCTGGCTGGAGCGGGTCGGCCTCAAGGGCTTTGAGGGGAAATACCCCAACCAGCTCTCCGGCGGCATGCAGCAGCGCGTCGGTCTTGCCCGGGCGCTGTGCAACGACGCCCCGATCCTCCTGATGGACGAGGCCTTCTCCGCGCTCGATCCGCTGATCCGGGTCGACATGCAGACGGTGCTGCTCGATCTGCAAAAGGAGATCAAGAAGACCATCGTCTTCATCACCCACGATCTCGACGAGGCGCTGCGCCTTGGCGACCGGATCATGATCCTGCGCGACGGCGAGAACATCCAGCAGGGGACCCCGGAGGACATCGTCCTCAAGCCGGCCGACGACTATGTCGAGACCTTCGTGCGCGAGGTGAACCGCGGCCGGGTGGTCAAGCTCCACTCCGTCGTCACCCCGCTTGCGGGCGCTGCCCCCGACGGCCTGCCCAGGATCGACGGCGACATGCTGCTGGAGGCCGCCGCCCGCCGTCTCACAGAGCTCAAGGCCGCCGAGGCCGTCGTCACCGACGAGGCCGGCGCCCCCCTCGGCACCGCCCGCCTTGCCGACATCGTCCAGGCCATGGTCCGCCCCGACCAGGAACTCGGCTCGGGCTTCTCCGCCGCAGCAGCCTGA
- the glgX gene encoding glycogen debranching protein GlgX gives MNKHLAIDMPPAKKDGSPFAVAGRRRVEAGSPYPLGATPDRTGTNFALFSDNAEAVTLCLFSDDGSRESERIALSECTNGVWHCHLPGVGRGQVYGWRVTGPWAPRDGHRFNDAKLLIDPYARSLVGPLVWDDAVHGYRIGEGKDADLIMDERDSAPFVPKARVHPTMPLIHTPHPRTPWPKTVIYEAHARGLTMRHPLVPEDVRGTFAALAAPDVIDHFVRLGISAVELMPIHAFTQDRHLVQRGLSNYWGYNTLAFFAPEARYLGPGGLEDIAMAVDRLHQAGIEVLLDVVYNHTAEGNHLGPTLSFRGIDNASYYRLMPGDRRHYDNLTGCGNALNTDHPKVLQMILDSLRMWATIYGIDGFRFDLAVTLGRRPSGFDPGHAFFNAILQDPVLSRLKLIAEPWDVGPGGYQLGAFPPGFSEWNGDYRDVVREFWCGHEGVLPHFARRFAASTDLFGEGHRRPWSSVNFVTAHDGFTLNDLVSYNHKHNEANGEDNRDGHDDNKSWNCGVEGETDDEAVLELRRRQKRNLFATLLLSQGVPMLLAGDEAGNSQGGNNNAYCQDNEIGWIDWEHSDPELVDFVARMIELRRSRSSLSHAEFLSGARNHLGQPDVTWYSASGERMMPEEWNRPHVKCLTVRLAPAEAGEPDLLILLNASHHDVDFVVPSDDRALWQVVIDTALKQHPEPEHESGAHLAVSARSLMVCERVMPST, from the coding sequence ATGAACAAGCATCTGGCAATCGATATGCCGCCGGCGAAAAAGGACGGATCGCCTTTCGCCGTTGCCGGCAGGCGGCGCGTCGAGGCGGGCAGCCCCTATCCGCTCGGGGCGACGCCTGATCGGACGGGCACCAATTTCGCCCTTTTTTCCGACAATGCCGAAGCGGTGACGCTCTGTCTCTTTTCCGATGACGGCAGCCGCGAGAGCGAACGGATCGCCCTCAGCGAATGCACCAACGGCGTCTGGCACTGCCACCTGCCTGGCGTCGGGCGCGGCCAGGTCTACGGCTGGCGCGTGACGGGGCCGTGGGCGCCGAGGGACGGTCATCGTTTCAACGACGCCAAGCTGCTCATCGATCCCTACGCCCGCAGCCTGGTCGGCCCCCTCGTCTGGGACGATGCGGTCCACGGCTACCGGATCGGCGAGGGCAAGGATGCCGACCTGATCATGGACGAGCGCGACAGCGCCCCTTTCGTGCCGAAAGCCCGTGTGCATCCGACGATGCCCTTGATCCATACGCCGCATCCGCGCACGCCCTGGCCGAAGACGGTGATCTACGAGGCGCACGCGCGGGGCCTCACGATGCGCCATCCGCTGGTCCCGGAGGATGTGAGGGGCACCTTCGCAGCCCTTGCCGCGCCCGATGTCATCGATCACTTCGTGCGGCTCGGCATCTCGGCGGTCGAACTGATGCCGATCCATGCCTTCACGCAGGACCGCCATCTGGTGCAGCGCGGCCTTTCCAACTACTGGGGCTACAACACGCTCGCCTTCTTCGCTCCCGAGGCCCGCTATCTCGGGCCGGGCGGCCTGGAAGACATCGCCATGGCCGTCGACCGCCTGCACCAGGCCGGGATCGAGGTCCTTCTCGATGTCGTCTACAACCACACCGCCGAGGGCAATCACCTCGGACCGACGCTCTCCTTCCGCGGTATCGACAATGCCTCCTACTACAGGCTGATGCCGGGCGACCGGCGCCACTACGACAATCTCACCGGCTGCGGCAACGCCCTCAACACCGACCATCCGAAGGTGTTGCAGATGATCCTCGACTCGCTTCGCATGTGGGCGACGATCTATGGCATCGACGGCTTCCGCTTCGATCTGGCGGTGACGCTCGGCCGCCGGCCGTCGGGCTTCGATCCCGGGCATGCCTTCTTCAATGCCATCCTGCAGGATCCGGTGCTCTCGCGGCTGAAGCTCATCGCCGAGCCATGGGATGTGGGACCCGGCGGCTATCAACTCGGCGCCTTCCCGCCGGGCTTTTCGGAGTGGAACGGCGACTACCGCGACGTGGTGCGCGAGTTCTGGTGCGGCCACGAGGGCGTGCTGCCGCATTTCGCCCGTCGCTTCGCCGCCTCGACCGATCTCTTCGGCGAGGGCCACAGGCGACCATGGTCGAGCGTGAATTTCGTCACCGCCCATGACGGTTTCACGCTCAACGACCTCGTCTCCTACAATCACAAGCACAACGAGGCCAACGGCGAGGACAATCGCGATGGCCACGACGACAACAAGAGCTGGAACTGCGGCGTCGAGGGCGAGACCGACGACGAGGCCGTGCTCGAGTTGCGGCGGCGCCAGAAGCGCAATCTGTTCGCCACCCTGCTGCTCTCGCAGGGTGTGCCGATGCTGCTCGCGGGCGACGAGGCCGGCAACAGCCAGGGCGGCAACAACAATGCCTATTGCCAGGACAACGAGATCGGCTGGATCGACTGGGAGCACTCCGATCCCGAACTGGTCGATTTCGTCGCCCGCATGATCGAACTCAGGCGGTCACGGTCCTCACTTTCCCATGCGGAGTTTCTGTCCGGCGCGCGCAATCACCTCGGCCAGCCGGACGTCACCTGGTATTCCGCCTCGGGCGAGCGGATGATGCCGGAGGAATGGAACCGGCCGCATGTGAAATGCCTCACCGTGCGGCTCGCGCCGGCCGAGGCGGGGGAGCCCGATCTCCTGATCCTGCTCAACGCCTCTCACCACGACGTCGACTTCGTGGTTCCAAGCGACGATCGGGCGCTCTGGCAGGTCGTGATCGATACGGCGCTGAAGCAGCATCCGGAGCCGGAACACGAGTCAGGCGCCCATCTTGCGGTTTCAGCCCGGTCGCTGATGGTTTGCGAGCGGGTCATGCCGTCGACTTAG
- a CDS encoding SDR family NAD(P)-dependent oxidoreductase: protein MQKRFKGRRAIVTGGASGIGLACAMRLAQEGARVAIWDMNADAAKTAAEKLGGLAVPVDITSLEDVGRAADETKKAFGGIDILVASAGITGPTVPVTEFPMNGFRQVFDVNLFGLVHCNKAVLPAMLESGYGRIVNIASIAGKEGNPNASAYSASKAAVIGFTKSLGKELATKNITVNAVTPAAVRTPIFDQLPQSHIDFMLSKIPMGRFGTVEEIAAIVAFAASEESSFITGQVLDASGGRATY from the coding sequence ATGCAGAAACGCTTCAAGGGCCGACGCGCCATCGTCACGGGTGGAGCCTCCGGCATCGGGCTCGCCTGCGCCATGCGGCTTGCACAGGAGGGCGCGCGCGTTGCGATCTGGGACATGAATGCCGACGCGGCGAAGACGGCGGCCGAAAAGCTTGGCGGCCTTGCTGTTCCCGTCGACATCACCAGCCTCGAAGACGTCGGGCGGGCCGCTGATGAGACGAAAAAGGCGTTTGGCGGCATCGACATTCTCGTGGCGAGCGCAGGCATCACCGGCCCGACCGTCCCCGTCACCGAATTTCCCATGAACGGTTTTCGTCAGGTCTTCGACGTGAACCTCTTCGGCCTCGTCCACTGCAACAAGGCGGTTCTGCCGGCGATGCTCGAGAGCGGCTATGGCCGGATCGTCAACATCGCCTCGATCGCCGGCAAGGAGGGCAACCCCAACGCCTCGGCCTATTCGGCCTCCAAGGCAGCGGTGATCGGCTTCACCAAGTCGCTCGGCAAGGAACTGGCGACGAAGAACATCACGGTCAACGCGGTCACGCCCGCCGCGGTGCGCACGCCGATCTTCGACCAATTGCCGCAAAGCCATATCGACTTCATGCTCTCGAAGATCCCGATGGGCCGCTTCGGCACCGTGGAGGAAATTGCCGCCATCGTTGCCTTTGCCGCCAGCGAGGAATCCTCCTTCATAACCGGTCAGGTGCTCGACGCCTCCGGCGGCCGCGCGACCTACTGA
- a CDS encoding TRAP transporter permease — protein MSDTRDPAASAHGDGFPAGREGRLLFLIALAFSTFQIASAAHVLDLPSQLVRAIHVGFAVGLTFPLVAAHSGAGKSGRGVAWALSLLAAGVAAYQCVEYSALIFRAGDPLPRDIAVGIVSLAVLFLTAWRMMGAALPIISGVFLGYCLFGQYLPSPLNHRGYALSQVIDHMAFGTEGIYGIPTFVSSTYIFLFILFGAFLEKAGMITFFTDISLSLVGHKRGGAAKVAILTSGFMGTISGSGVANVVTTGQFTIPLMKRFGYRPAFAGGVEATSSMGGQIMPPVMGAVAFIMAETLGVEYHEVVKAAIIPALLYFVSAFWMVHLEAGKYRLLGLPKDELPSAMRALRRQWYLVLPLAALVYLLFSGYTPLFAGTVGLAFTVFLILGGTIALGLPSTVLRVVFWLGLGLVASAFFRFGMEVILIGLAVLIAVNALTRGGRETLAICRDSLAEGARTALPVAVACALVGIIIGTMTLTGAANTFGQFIVSVGSTSLFLSLVLTMITCIVLGMGIPTIPNYIITSSIAGPALLSLGVPLIVSHMFVFYFGILADLTPPVALACFAAAPIARESGLKIAMEAVKVAAAGFVIPFMAVYTPALMLQDGGPLAAEIGYPAAVAYIVVKALLAIGLWGAAVIGYLGGPLPVLIRLFCAATAFMLVAALPLTDEIGFAMVLLVGVLIRLNMRRHASGGVLGNPDGA, from the coding sequence ATGTCCGACACACGAGATCCCGCAGCGTCTGCCCACGGCGATGGCTTCCCGGCGGGACGGGAAGGCCGGCTGCTCTTTCTGATCGCGCTCGCCTTTTCCACGTTCCAGATCGCGTCGGCCGCCCATGTCCTCGACCTGCCGAGCCAACTGGTGCGGGCGATCCACGTCGGCTTTGCCGTCGGCCTCACCTTTCCGCTGGTCGCCGCCCATTCCGGGGCCGGCAAATCGGGCCGCGGTGTCGCGTGGGCTCTCTCGCTGCTGGCGGCCGGTGTCGCCGCTTATCAGTGCGTCGAATATTCGGCGCTGATCTTCCGGGCCGGCGATCCGCTGCCGCGCGACATAGCGGTCGGCATCGTTTCGCTGGCGGTGCTCTTCCTGACGGCCTGGCGGATGATGGGGGCCGCCCTGCCGATCATCTCGGGCGTCTTCCTCGGCTATTGCCTGTTCGGCCAGTATCTGCCCTCGCCGCTCAACCATCGCGGCTATGCGCTGAGCCAGGTCATCGACCACATGGCCTTCGGCACCGAGGGCATTTACGGCATCCCGACCTTCGTGTCGTCGACCTACATCTTCCTCTTCATCCTCTTCGGCGCCTTTCTTGAAAAGGCCGGGATGATCACCTTCTTCACCGACATCTCGCTGAGCCTCGTCGGCCACAAGCGGGGAGGGGCCGCCAAGGTCGCGATCCTCACCTCCGGCTTCATGGGCACGATCTCCGGTTCGGGCGTTGCCAATGTGGTCACCACGGGCCAGTTCACCATCCCGCTGATGAAGCGTTTCGGCTACCGGCCGGCCTTTGCCGGCGGCGTAGAGGCGACCTCGTCGATGGGCGGCCAGATCATGCCGCCGGTGATGGGGGCCGTCGCCTTCATCATGGCCGAAACGCTCGGCGTCGAATATCACGAGGTGGTCAAGGCAGCGATCATTCCGGCGCTGCTCTATTTCGTCTCCGCCTTCTGGATGGTGCATCTGGAAGCCGGCAAATACCGGCTTCTCGGTCTGCCGAAGGACGAGCTTCCCTCGGCCATGCGGGCGCTCAGGCGGCAATGGTATCTGGTGTTGCCGCTCGCCGCCCTCGTCTACCTGCTCTTCTCCGGCTATACGCCGCTCTTTGCCGGCACTGTCGGCCTTGCCTTCACCGTCTTCCTCATCCTCGGGGGAACGATTGCGCTCGGTCTGCCGTCGACCGTTCTGCGCGTCGTCTTCTGGCTCGGCCTCGGGCTGGTCGCCTCGGCCTTCTTCCGCTTCGGCATGGAGGTGATCCTCATCGGTCTTGCCGTGCTCATCGCCGTCAACGCACTGACCAGGGGTGGGCGCGAGACACTGGCCATCTGCAGGGATTCCCTTGCCGAAGGGGCGAGGACCGCGCTGCCCGTGGCGGTCGCCTGCGCGCTCGTCGGCATCATCATCGGCACCATGACGCTGACCGGGGCGGCCAACACCTTCGGCCAGTTCATTGTCTCGGTTGGCTCCACCAGCCTCTTCCTGTCGCTGGTGCTGACGATGATCACCTGCATCGTGCTCGGCATGGGCATTCCGACAATCCCGAATTACATCATCACGTCGTCGATCGCCGGCCCGGCCCTGCTCTCGCTCGGCGTGCCGCTGATCGTTTCCCACATGTTCGTCTTCTATTTCGGCATTCTGGCCGACCTGACGCCGCCCGTCGCTCTCGCCTGTTTCGCGGCGGCGCCGATCGCTCGGGAAAGCGGGCTCAAGATCGCGATGGAGGCGGTGAAGGTCGCGGCGGCGGGTTTCGTCATCCCCTTCATGGCGGTCTATACGCCCGCGCTCATGCTGCAAGACGGCGGGCCGCTCGCCGCGGAGATCGGCTATCCGGCGGCCGTCGCCTATATCGTCGTCAAGGCGCTGCTGGCTATCGGTCTCTGGGGTGCGGCGGTCATCGGCTATCTCGGCGGACCACTGCCGGTCCTGATCCGGCTCTTCTGCGCGGCGACGGCCTTCATGCTGGTCGCGGCCCTGCCGCTCACCGACGAGATCGGATTCGCGATGGTGCTGCTGGTCGGCGTTCTGATCCGCCTCAACATGCGCCGTCACGCCAGCGGCGGGGTCCTTGGCAATCCGGACGGCGCCTGA
- a CDS encoding ABC transporter substrate-binding protein — MNYLIKPTFLAGTLIAVAGLATPQAAFAADCGRVTIANMNWASAEVLSWIDKTILEKGYGCDAELVPGDTQPTLTSMMEKGEPDVAPEAWINAYREPLDKAVSEGRLFYAVESLSDGGEEGWWIPKYFADAHPEIKSIPDAMQHPELFPNPEDPSKGAVYTCPSGWGCQTNTNNLFKAYKGEEHGFELVDTGSAAGLDGSITKAYEREQPWLGYYWAPTALLGKYEMVKLGFGEGVTFDKEEWDSCITVIDCADPKPTAWSPSEVYTVVTKRFKEAGGPAYDYLTKRSWGNATVNKLLAWMADNQATGEDGAKHFLKTSPDVWTKWVSPEVAEKVKAAVM; from the coding sequence ATGAACTATCTCATCAAACCCACTTTTCTTGCCGGCACGCTCATCGCGGTCGCGGGCCTGGCAACGCCGCAAGCCGCCTTCGCGGCGGACTGCGGCCGTGTGACGATCGCGAACATGAACTGGGCTTCGGCCGAGGTTCTGTCCTGGATCGACAAGACGATCCTTGAGAAGGGATATGGCTGCGACGCGGAACTGGTTCCGGGCGATACCCAGCCGACGCTGACCTCGATGATGGAAAAGGGCGAGCCGGACGTGGCGCCGGAAGCCTGGATCAACGCCTACCGCGAGCCGCTCGACAAGGCGGTCAGCGAGGGCCGGCTGTTCTATGCGGTGGAATCGCTGTCGGACGGCGGCGAGGAAGGCTGGTGGATTCCGAAGTATTTCGCCGACGCCCATCCGGAGATCAAGTCGATCCCCGACGCGATGCAGCATCCCGAGCTCTTCCCCAATCCGGAAGATCCGTCCAAGGGCGCGGTCTACACCTGCCCGTCGGGCTGGGGCTGCCAGACCAATACCAACAATCTCTTCAAGGCCTACAAGGGCGAGGAACACGGCTTTGAGCTGGTCGACACCGGTTCGGCCGCCGGCCTCGACGGCTCGATCACCAAGGCCTATGAGCGCGAGCAGCCCTGGCTTGGCTATTACTGGGCCCCGACAGCGCTGCTCGGCAAATACGAGATGGTCAAGCTCGGCTTCGGCGAGGGCGTGACCTTCGACAAGGAAGAGTGGGACAGCTGCATCACCGTGATTGACTGCGCCGATCCCAAGCCGACCGCATGGTCGCCCTCGGAAGTCTATACGGTTGTCACCAAGCGCTTCAAGGAAGCGGGCGGACCGGCCTACGACTATCTGACCAAGCGTTCCTGGGGCAACGCCACGGTGAACAAGCTGCTTGCCTGGATGGCCGACAACCAGGCGACCGGCGAGGACGGCGCCAAGCACTTCCTCAAGACCAGCCCGGACGTGTGGACCAAGTGGGTCTCGCCCGAAGTGGCTGAAAAGGTCAAAGCCGCCGTCATGTAA